Proteins encoded together in one Kitasatospora albolonga window:
- a CDS encoding anti-sigma factor encodes MSTAELHTLTGAYALHALPEDERREFERHLADCEACAQEVRELSATAARLGLAVAEAPPRELRERVLREITTVRQEAPPSHGRPGRTGGGGRTGRWSVYALAACIAAAAAFGGVAVWQNQVAQDARQEADRAQRQNQQLAQVLSAPDARTSSGELTGGARGTVVVSEQENRAVFLASGMAPPPSGKVYQIWFNDEGTMRSAGLMNPSASEDAVLLDGPVDRATGMGITVEPAGGSAEPTSDPVALMDFPTA; translated from the coding sequence ATGAGCACGGCCGAACTGCACACGCTGACCGGGGCCTACGCCCTGCACGCGCTGCCGGAGGACGAGCGCCGGGAGTTCGAACGCCATCTCGCCGACTGCGAAGCCTGCGCCCAGGAGGTACGGGAGCTGTCGGCGACCGCCGCCCGGCTCGGCCTGGCCGTCGCCGAGGCCCCGCCGCGCGAGCTGCGGGAGAGGGTGCTGCGGGAGATCACGACCGTACGCCAGGAGGCTCCGCCGTCGCACGGCAGACCCGGACGCACGGGCGGCGGTGGCCGTACCGGACGCTGGTCCGTCTACGCGCTGGCCGCCTGTATCGCGGCGGCCGCCGCCTTCGGCGGGGTGGCGGTGTGGCAGAACCAGGTGGCGCAGGACGCCCGCCAGGAGGCGGACCGGGCCCAGCGGCAGAACCAGCAGCTGGCGCAGGTGCTCTCCGCACCGGACGCGAGGACCAGCTCCGGCGAGCTGACCGGCGGCGCACGCGGCACGGTCGTCGTCTCGGAGCAGGAGAACCGGGCGGTGTTCCTGGCCTCGGGGATGGCTCCGCCGCCCAGCGGCAAGGTGTACCAGATCTGGTTCAACGACGAGGGCACCATGCGGTCGGCCGGTCTGATGAACCCCTCGGCGAGCGAGGACGCGGTGCTACTGGACGGGCCCGTGGACCGGGCCACGGGGATGGGCATCACGGTCGAACCGGCGGGCGGCTCGGCCGAACCGACCTCCGACCCGGTGGCCCTGATGGACTTCCCGACCGCCTGA
- a CDS encoding RNA polymerase subunit sigma, whose amino-acid sequence MNEAVQISGVPSPGPDLQELLVRVARGDQDAFAQVYDAVSGPVLGLVRSILRDPAQSEEVAQEVLVEVWRTAPRFQATRGSAMNWVLTLAHHRAVDRVRSAEASAAREHRAALLDRTPAFDEVSEQVETRLEREQVRRCLRTLSELQRQSVTLAYYRGLTYREVAELLTVPLGTIKTRLRDGLIRLRDCLGVSA is encoded by the coding sequence GTGAACGAAGCCGTACAGATCAGCGGGGTGCCCTCGCCAGGACCTGACCTCCAGGAGCTCCTGGTGCGGGTCGCGCGGGGGGACCAGGACGCGTTCGCCCAGGTGTACGACGCGGTCTCCGGGCCCGTGCTCGGCCTCGTACGGAGCATCCTCCGCGACCCCGCCCAGTCGGAGGAGGTCGCCCAGGAGGTCCTGGTCGAGGTGTGGCGTACCGCGCCCCGCTTCCAAGCCACCCGGGGCAGCGCGATGAACTGGGTGCTCACCCTCGCCCACCACCGGGCCGTCGACCGGGTCCGCTCGGCCGAGGCGTCGGCGGCGCGGGAGCACAGGGCGGCGCTCCTGGACCGTACGCCCGCCTTCGACGAGGTCTCCGAACAGGTGGAGACACGGCTGGAGAGAGAACAGGTCCGCCGCTGTCTGCGGACCCTGTCCGAACTCCAGCGGCAGTCCGTGACCCTGGCCTACTACCGGGGCCTGACCTACCGTGAGGTGGCGGAACTCCTCACCGTGCCGCTGGGCACCATCAAGACTCGACTGCGCGACGGCCTCATCCGGCTGCGCGACTGCCTGGGGGTGAGCGCATGA